From a single Aspergillus puulaauensis MK2 DNA, chromosome 2, nearly complete sequence genomic region:
- a CDS encoding CFEM domain-containing protein (COG:S;~EggNog:ENOG410PURN;~InterPro:IPR008427;~PFAM:PF05730;~SECRETED:SignalP(1-20);~TransMembrane:7 (n8-19c27/28o91-111i123-145o175-195i207-229o249-272i284-304o324-344i)) produces MRLAKWSAFALAAFAAAVGAQTTPDCAADCLAKGLKDSTCTATDSDCICADAVLMENVQACSMVACTVVEGLQATNATATLCHWPVHDKSLVAPIATAVTGAMALAFVILRVKDCISKNEYKWADLCAVLAFIFSLPMDIFEFFMMGSGMGKDVWTLTPTQITNTAKYTWVTQVWYIPAIILTKVAIVCFFMQIFPGPRFRLLCQGTIVHCFLFMISTFITEILSCIPVEDVWSSWKGESTAICYDNSAFWWAHSAINIATDLWVLGLPIPMLWGLQLKLKKKIYLVVMFSVGIVITVISIVRFSGLLKYSTTTNITYNNVMVATYSVIECNVSIMCCCMPALLSTLRRGFPTIFGSTNRSLNYNNTPFSGSNGIQKSVTHKVTYMPRDGTSDDVVELVDRNGHRETETETETRVEGNYGSDERRSKW; encoded by the exons ATGCGGTTAGCAAAATGGTCTGCATTTGCCCTGGCGgcatttgctgctgccgtcgGGGCACAGACGACGCCGGACTGTGCG GCCGACTGTCTTGCAAAGGGACTCAAGGATTCGACATGCACGGCGACAGACTCTGACTGCATATGTGCCGACGCGGTGTTGATGGAGAATGTCCAGGCCTGTTCAATGGTGGCTTGCACCGTTGTCGAAGGGCTGC AGGCTACGAATGCCACGGCTACGCTCTGCCACTGGCCCGTCCATGACAAGAGTCTCGTCGCCCCTATCGCTACAGCTGTTACCGGGGCCATGGCCCTGGCGTTTGTTATCCTCCGAGTGAAGGACTGCATCTCGAAGAATGAATACAAGTGGGCTGATCTGTGTGCGGTTCTTGCATTT ATCTTTTCCCTGCCCATGGACATTTTTGAATTCTTCA TGATGGGATCTGGCATGGGAAAGGATGTTTGGACGTTGACTCCGACCCAGATCACCAACACGGCCAAG TATACCTGGGTTACCCAGGTCTGGTACATCCCAGCAATCATCCTAACCAAAGTGGCCATCGTGTGCTTCTTCATGCAGATCTTCCCAGGCCCCCGATTCCGACTTCTATGCCAGGGAACCATCGTCCACTGCTTTCTGTTCATGATATCGACATTCATCACGGAGATACTGTCCTGTATTCCGGTGGAGGACGTCTGGTCAAGCTGGAAAGGCGAGTCTACTGCAATATGTTACGACAATAGCGCCTTCTGGTGGGCTCATTCG GCTATCAACATCGCCACGGATCTATGGGTCCTCGGGCTTCCAATTCCAATGCTCTGGGGTCTCCAGCtcaagctgaagaagaagatctatCTGGTTGTCATGTTCAGTGTCGGTATCGT TATCACCGTCATCAGCATCGTCCGATTCTCAGGACTGCTGAAGTACTCCACGACAACAAACATCACCT ACAACAACGTCATGGTAGCGACATACAGCGTCATCGAGTGCAACGTGTCCATAATGTGCTGCTGCATGCCCGCCCTCCTGTCCACCCTCCGCCGCGGCTTTCCCACAATCTTCGGCAGCACCAACCGCTCTCTCAACTACAACAACACCCCGTTCTCTGGTAGCAACGGCATCCAGAAGTCGGTCACGCATAAGGTCACGTATATGCCGCGCGACGGGACCTCGGATGACGTGGTTGAGCTGGTGGATCGGAATGGCCACCGcgagacggagacggagactGAGACTCGTGTTGAGGGGAACTATGGCAGTGATGAGCGAAGGAGCAAGTGGTAG
- a CDS encoding isocitrate lyase/PEP mutase family protein (COG:C;~EggNog:ENOG410QDJK;~InterPro:IPR039556,IPR015813,IPR040442;~PFAM:PF13714;~go_function: GO:0003824 - catalytic activity [Evidence IEA]), translating to MSKSIVNRTPYPFSFPPLSPNTSLSLPNTRGRLPSIQASRLRSMILDAHSSPTKILAHVCSYDALTSKLCEDAGFPLVFLAGYAMASSLALPDTGYIAFPEVAAKVQEVVRVVDVPVLVDGDTGYGGPMNVRRTVQGFAHAGAAGVMIEDQTWPKRCGHTKGKSVVSRSEAYARWRAAVDARNEGLDIWILARTDSFIHGYDEAVTRAREAIAIGVDCVFVEALPDKETMARLRADLDFPVLGNIIEGGKTENVSAKELGEIGYSAVAYPWTLVAAKLRSVREALEGIKESFLVGGPPVVLGYEEVCEGVGFNRYYEVEERYQFEGSTTGSRGYQWEGHTHR from the exons ATGTCCAAGTCAATCGTCAACCGAACCCCCtaccccttctccttcccccctCTATCCCCAAACacatccctctccctcccaaaCACCCGAGGCCGCCTCCCCAGCATACAAGCCTCCCGCCTGCGCAGCATGATCCTAGACGCGCACAGCTCCCCAACCAAGATCCTCGCACACGTCTGCAGCTACGACGCCCTGACCTCGAAGCTGTGCGAAGACGCCGGCTTCCCGCTCGTGTTTCTGGCCGGGTACGCAATGGCGAGCTCGCTTGCCCTGCCTGATACAGGGTACATTGCCTTCCCGGAAGTCGCGGCGAAGGTCCAGGAGGTTGTGCGGGTTGTGGATGTTCCTGTCCTCGTTGATGGGGATACGGGGTATGGGGGGCCGATGAATGTTAGGAGGACTGTGCAGGG GTTCGCGCATGCAGGCGCAGCTGGGGTCATGATTGAAGACCAAACCTGGCCTAAAC GCTGCGGCCACACAAAAGGTAAATCCGTGGTAAGCCGGTCCGAAGCCTACGCACGGTGGCGGGCAGCGGTCGACGCCCGGAACGAAGGATTGGATATCTGGATCCTAGCACGCACAGACTCCTTTATCCACGGATACGACGAGGCAGTGACGCGGGCCCGCGAAGCTATAGCGATCGGCGTTGACTGTGTCTTTGTCGAGGCACTTCCTGATAAggagaccatggccaggcTAAGGGCTGATTTAGATTTCCCTGTCTTGGGGAATATAATTGAGGGCGGCAAGACGGAGAATGTTTCGGCTaaggagctgggcgagaTTGGGTACAGTGCTGTTGCGTATCCGTGGACGCTTGTTGCGGCGAAGTTGAGGAGTGTGAGGGAGGCATTGGAGGGGATTAAGGAGAGCTTTTTGGTGGGAGGGCCGCCGGTTGTGCTGGGGTATGAGGAGGTCTGTGAAGGGGTTGGTTTTAACAGATATTatgaggttgaggagagaTATCAGTTTGAGGGCTCGACGACGGGGAGTAGGGGGTATCAGTGGGAGGGCCATACACATAGGTGA
- a CDS encoding uncharacterized protein (COG:K;~EggNog:ENOG410PJRC;~InterPro:IPR036864,IPR001138;~antiSMASH:Cluster_2.9;~go_function: GO:0000981 - DNA-binding transcription factor activity, RNA polymerase II-specific [Evidence IEA];~go_function: GO:0008270 - zinc ion binding [Evidence IEA];~go_process: GO:0006355 - regulation of transcription, DNA-templated [Evidence IEA]) yields the protein MPPAHSTSYRRGYVACLSCRARKVRCVLGSEPPCAKCRREHRECLFQKQERTGKRREAPKWTRQSGSVSNNTSSTPREDAVQSEPSRGDSAAENLQAQDGSDESPLTDPVMSTIFTRPRDALNVLFDAAQVPGGDQGGLPSAQPGSATNLVSESGQVAVSALSQPSEEVLDLWDKCRFVRQGWFTAQEAVTYLDLLYRCLAPLSPVLTDDYRDHDNHVRLVIEEPMLCCTLLTISSRYFILPGAGGVSRSHFIHQRLWQYCELLIRRVMFGQEKHSTAKTRIVGSIESLILISDWHPRSVHFPPDTEGWDGELISPAYDRRNRLHTNGDVPLIRWREDVFEPARRSERMSWMLLGAATSLAYELGIFDGAGSSDPKLSARCNRAARLLYVYVTQMAVKMGCSSLLPENMQVAQAAPESSIDPQWSACMKLWSDLTRLMKTASAMFFQSMPYTKQQLSSGQYVILLQHFSPSLDRWHEQFNASDLPFALSSVILIEFYYLKACTHALSIQAVVERAVARSSTQLNDSLDVESCILPQDYTFIQDLVSSSRSVLEIATSMASEGRLRYAPLQTLVCITSSSIFLLKATSLGARHADLRISLDTLDRCIVALRSSGTDDMDFSLRYATLLEKHVSRFRANFVLPGNGSAVANSGTAASFTAYQPTPFSVNQNQQDDSLGLSTAADTGNPINWTQQYAGLDQISGEDWWARPFDPNIAPFSSNSGGHGEGVSLGLELDSLDFLWNLPLVDDVDIPS from the exons ATGCCTCCTGCACACAGCACCTCCTACCGACGGGGCTACGTTGCCTGTCTAAGCTGTCGCGCCCGTAAAGTCCGCTGCGTGTTAGGATCGGAGCCACCATGCGCCAAATGCCGACGCGAGCACCGCGAGTGCCTGTTCCAGAAGCAAGAGCGCACAGGGAAGCGTCGCGAGGCACCGAAATGGACGAGACAGAGCGGGTCAGTATCGAATAATACGTCTTCGACTCCGCGAGAGGACGCTGTGCAGTCCGAGCCTAGCCGTGGCGattcggcggcggagaaccTGCAGGCCCAAGATGGCTCCGACGAGTCGCCCTTGACAGACCCGGTCATGTCGACGATCTTTACACGCCCGAGGGATGCGTTGAATGTACTTTTTGATGCTGCTCAGGTACCGGGGGGAGACCAGGGAGGGCTCCCTTCAGCACAGCCGGGTTCAGCCACAAACCTCGTATCGGAGAGTGGTCAGGTCGCCGTGTCTGCGCTGTCCCAGCCAAGTGAGGAAGTACTGGATCTTTGGGACAAATGTCGCTTTGTTCGGCAGGGCTGGTTCACTGCCCAGGAGGCAGTTACCTATCTTGACTT GTTATATCGGTGTTTGGCGCCGCTATCCCCTGTCTTAACAGATGACTATCGAGACCATGATAACCATGTACGTCTGGTCATCGAAGAGCCCATGTTGTGCTGCACACTGCTCACTATCTCCTCTCGATATTTCATCCTGCCCGGTGCCGGGGGTGTATCTCGCAGCCACTTCATCCACCAGCGATTATGGCAGTACTGCGAGCTCCTAATCCGGCGCGTAATGTTCGGCCAGGAAAAGCACTCTACTGCAAAGACGCGCATTGTCGGTTCAATTGAGAGCCTCATTCTGATATCCGACTGGCATCCTCGCTCCGTCCACTTCCCACCGGACACAGAAGGGTGGGACGGCGAGCTTATTTCCCCTGCATACGACCGGCGCAATCGACTACACACGAACGGAGACGTACCGTTAATTCGGTGGCGCGAGGATGTCTTCGAGCCTGCCCGTCGCTCCGAGCGCATGTCCTGGATGCTTCTCGGGGCGGCGACCAGTCTCGCTTACGAGCTGGGGATATTTGACGGCGCAGGCTCAAGCGACCCCAAGCTAAGTGCGCGGTGTAATCGCGCTGCTAGACTGCTGTACGTGTATGTGACTCAGATGGCTGTCAAGATGGGCTGTTCTTCGCTGCTCCCAGAGAACATGCAGGTTGCGCAAGCAGCACCGGAATCCAGCATCGACCCCCAGTGGTCTGCCTGCATGAAGCTTTGGTCGGACTTGACGCGGCTGATGAAGACTGCGTCGGCGATGTTCTTCCAGTCCATGCCTTATACCAAGCAGCAGCTTAGCTCTGGCCAGTATGTGATCTTGCTGCAGCACTTTTCCCCGTCGCTGGACAGATGGCACGAGCAGTTCAATGCATCCG ATCTGCCTTTCGCCCTGAGCTCCGTAATCCTCATTGAATTCTACTACCTCAAGGCGTGCACCCATGCGCTCTCAATCCAAGCCGTCGTCGAGCGAGCCGTCGCCCGATCGTCAACCCAGCTGAACGACTCACTAGACGTGGAATCATGTATCCTCCCTCAAGACTATACGTTTATCCAAGACCTCGTaagcagcagccgcagcgtGCTCGAGATAGCCACATCAATGGCATCAGAGGGCCGACTGCGCTACGCCCCCCTTCAGACACTGGTCTGCataacctcctcatccatatTCCTTTTAAAAGCCACCAGTCTGGGTGCGCGACATGCGGACCTGCGAATATCGCTGGATACGTTGGATCGATGTATAGTGGCCCTGCGGTCCTCCGGCACCGATGATATGGACTTCTCCCTGAGATATGCTACATTACTGGAGAAGCATGTCTCGCGGTTTCGCGCCAATTTCGTTCTTCCTGGTAATGGCTCTGCAGTGGCCAACTCTGGGACTGCTGCATCATTTACTGCGTATCAACCTACGCCCTTTTCTGTAAATCAAAACCAGCAGGATGACTCGCTTGGGCTTTCAACTGCGGCGGATACCGGAAACCCGATTAACTGGACGCAGCAGTATGCAGGCCTGGATCAGATCTCCGGTGAAGACTGGTGGGCACGTCCATTCGATCCTAATATCGCGCCGTTTTCCAGCAATAGTGGGGGACACGGGGAGGGTGTTTCTCTGGGGCTGGAGTTGGATTCTCTGGATTTCCTGTGGAATTTGCcgcttgttgatgatgtagATATACCGAGTTAG
- the acoC gene encoding aconitase family protein (COG:E;~EggNog:ENOG410PKD7;~InterPro:IPR024084,IPR001030,IPR036008,IPR015931, IPR015928,IPR000573;~PFAM:PF00180,PF00330;~TransMembrane:1 (i305-323o);~antiSMASH:Cluster_2.9;~go_function: GO:0016616 - oxidoreductase activity, acting on the CH-OH group of donors, NAD or NADP as acceptor [Evidence IEA];~go_process: GO:0055114 - oxidation-reduction process [Evidence IEA]), whose translation MSLPAPKPLTIAILPGDGLGPQLATYADNLLTAIQKTRTSLSFQTRLHPFGGAALAAGHSSAIPAATLSASKTADAVLLCACNDPTYGLEPEKGLLKLRQELGVYANIRPVRFPSSALAEARSYIYKPEAVRDLDITFFRDLTGGVYYGARQEGAEGKGQAYDTTEYSRGDIERLARLAGRYALQFNPPKAVHSVDKANVMATGRLWRSVVSEVFAVEFPSVPLDHVLVDNAAAVLASRPMELNGVVLTENLFGDILSDQAGGIVGSGDVLASAAVSGLPGKGKIGPGIFEPLDLKMRTELRNPLGIVLAVYLMLEMGLGLAAEADALSKAIRQTLDPIELIGSDMLTTDLGGSATPDQFMEKLISNLELYLEAANSADLAAGRAKHPASPAPSLTDRRPMGIIEKIMAHAGVGLSRPDVRPSEMICVKVDWTITSELLWAGMEKTYDQMGRPRPYRNDRLWLAVDHTVDPRTNHQPRQQGLISKAERFRHEAKIVDFLPANTSIMHTDFTRDRAQPGRIVVGSDSHTCSAGSMGSFAVGFGAADVVMPMVTGETWFRVPEVCRINFIGSLPFGVGGKDVILHILGLFKRNTIAFQRAVEYGGPGLKELSMDARFAIANMNTEFGGMGACFEADEVTADWIARRPHPQHREGGLYFRADAGARYAEERTIDLSQVGLTMALYPNPDHIVPVAEKKGMKLDGCFIGACTTTEEDLIVGALVLEAGLRSGMTPVPHGKRRITPGSLTIIKNLDRHGLLDIYRQARFEVGAPGCSYCVGINDVDVAGEGEVWLSSQNRNFRNRMGKGSFGNITCAAAVAASSFDMQVTDPRCLLDRLDRKRFARLVSTWKASSSVRITPEIHEPEPEIGDYAGAVSSMLDGIKGDTVQKSRIVRSRVQRFAENVDTDAIIPAEFMPGVDNADLGSHCFQYFRPEFRDKAANGSQIIVAEHGFGSGSSREDAVRALLGSNIQAVIAKGFAFIYERNQLNMGLFSVKLQDADFYSNVHEDSVVSIDKDSKAIRIEGLDKVFYYEQSEIEEALLDAGGVMPLYTEFGNAVFRQLTRPKGGRKAGNVNGVKKEAYTNGENKEGSTSW comes from the exons ATGTCCCTCCCAGCCCCAAAACCACtaaccatcgccatcctcccagGCGACGGTCTCGGACCCCAGCTCGCTACATACGCAGATAACCTCCTAACCGCAATCCAAAAGACCCGGACAAGCCTCTCCTTCCAAACACGTCTACACCCCTTCGGCGGCGCCGCCTTAGCAGCTGGCCACAGCAGCGCCATACCAGCAGCAACCCTCTCCGCATCAAAAACCGCAGACGCAGTCCTGCTCTGCGCATGCAATGACCCCACCTACGGTCTCGAGCCGGAGAAAGGCCTGTTGAAACTCCGACAGGAATTGGGAGTGTATGCGAATATCCGCCCTGTGCGGTTCCCGAGTTCGGCGCTGGCAGAGGCAAggtcttatatttataagccCGAGGCTGTGAGGGATTTGGATATTACCTTCTTTCGGGATCTTACGGGTGGTGTGTACTATGGGGCACGGCAAGAGGGTGCTGAAGGAAAAGGGCAGGCATATGACACGACGGAGTACTCGCGCGGTGATATCGAGCGGCTTGCGCGGCTGGCGGGGCGGTATGCGCTGCAGTTTAACCCTCCCAAGGCGGTTCATTCGGTGGACAAGGCGAATGTGATGGCGACggggaggttgtggaggagTGTTGTGAGCGAGGTGTTTGCGGTGGAGTTTCCGAGTGTACCGCTGGATCATGTTCTTGTTGATAACGCGGCTGCGGTGCTTGCGTCTAGGCCGATGGAGTTGAACGGGGTTGTTCTTACGGAGAATCTGTTTGGGGATATCTTGTCGGATCAGGCTGGGGGGATTGTTGGGTCTGGGGATGTGCTTGCGTCTGCGGCTGTGTCGGGTTTGCCTGGGAAGGGGAAGATTGGGCCGGGGATATTCGAGCCGTTGGActtgaagatgaggactgAGCTGAGGAATCCGCTGGGAATTGTGCTGGCTGTCTATCTTATGCTGGAGATGGGTTTAGGGCTTGCTGCTGAGGCGGATGCACTGTCCAAGGCGATCAGGCAGACGCTCGATCCTATAGAGCTGATCGGGTCCGATATGCTGACGACAGACTTGGGCGGCTCAGCAACACCAGACCAGTTCATGGAAAAGCTCATATCGAATCTGGAGCTATACCTGGAAGCTGCAAACTCCGCAGACCTCGCAGCAGGCAGGGCAAAgcacccagccagcccagctccATCTCTAACAGACCGTCGCCCGATGGGTATCATAGAGAAGATCATGGCCCACGCCGGAGTCGGACTATCACGACCAGACGTACGTCCAAGCGAGATGATCTGCGTCAAGGTGGACTGGACCATCACCTCCGAGCTGCTCTGGGCcgggatggagaagacatACGACCAGATGGGCAGACCACGACCCTACCGCAACGACAGACTATGGCTAGCCGTGGACCACACCGTCGACCCGCGGACAAACCACCAGCCTCGCCAGCAGGGACTCATCAGCAAGGCCGAGCGCTTCCGACACGAGGCCAAGATAGTCGATTTCCTGCCCGCGAATACCAGCATCATGCACACGGATTTCACACGCGACCGGGCCCAGCCGGGACGCATTGTCGTGGGCAGTGACTCGCATACCTGCTCGGCAGGGAGTATGGGGTCCTTCGCCGTTGGATTCGGCGCTGCAGATGTAGTCATGCCCATGGTAACCGGCGAAACGTGGTTCAGAGTCCCGGAAGTCTGTCGTATCAATTTCATTGGTAGCCTACCATTCGGCGTAGGAGGGAAGGACGTCATCCTACATATCCTGGGACTATTCAAGCGCAATACCATCGCCTTCCAGCGAGCTGTTGAGTACGGCGGGCCCGGGCTGAAGGAGCTGTCCATGGATGCACGGTTTGCAATCGCCAATATGAACACTGAATTCGGCGGCATGGGAGCCTGTTTCGAGGCGGATGAAGTCACTGCAGATTGGATTGCTCGTCGGCCACACCCTCAGCATCGCGAGGGAGGGCTATACTTCCGTGCAGACGCCGGGGCGAGATACGCAGAGGAGAGGACGATCGACCTCTCGCAAGTTGGACTCACAATGGCGCTGTATCCGAACCCGGATCATATCGTGCCGGTGGCCGAGAAAAAAGGAATGAAGCTGGACGGATGCTTCATCGGAGCCTGCACAACTACAGAAGAAGACCTTATCGTCGGCGCCCTCGTCCTTGAAGCCGGTCTCCGCAGCGGAATGACCCCAGTACCTCACGGAAAACGCCGCATCACACCAGGCAGTCTTACGATTATCAAGAACCTGGACCGCCACGGCCTTCTCGATATCTACCGACAGGCCAGATTCGAGGTTGGGGCGCCGGGATGTTCATACTGCGTTGGGATCAACGACGTCGACGTGGCAGGTGAGGGCGAAGTCTGGCTCTCGTCCCAGAACCGCAATTTCCGGAACCGCATGGGGAAGGGCAGTTTTGGGAATATTACCTGTGCGGCAGCTGTTGCGGCGTCGAGCTTTGATATGCAGGTTACAGATCCAAGGTGCCTTTTGGATCGGCTGGATAGGAAGAGATTTGCGAGACTTGTTAGTACCTGGAAGGCTTCAAGTTCGGTCAGAATCACACCGGAGATTCatgagccagagccagaaatTGGAGATTACGCTGGGGCAGTGTCGAGTATGTTGGATGGGATTAAAGGGGATACAGTGCAGAAGTCGAGGATAGTTCGGTCGAGGGTGCAGCGGTTTGCAGAGAACGTTGATAC GGATGCTATAATTCCGGCAGAGTTCATGCCTGGTGTCGATAATGCGGACCTTGGGAGTCACTGCTTCCAGTACTTCCGTCCTGAATTCAGGGACAAAGCTGCCAATGGGTCCCAAATCAT CGTCGCCGAGCACGGATTCGGCAGCGGGTCGTCGCGAGAGGACGCCGTGAGGGCGCTGCTGGGATCGAATATCCAGGCTGTCATTGCAAAGGGATTTGCGTTTATCT ACGAACGAAACCAATTGAACATGGGCTTGTTCAGCGTTAAGCTCCAAGACGCGGACTTCTATTCCAATGTACACGAAGACTCGGTGGTCAGcatcgacaaggacagcaagGCTATCCGGATTGAAGGGCTTGACAAGGTCTTTTACTACGAGCAGTCGGAGATCGAGGAGGCATTGCTGGACGCCGGGGGTGTGATGCCGCTGTATACAGAGTTTGGAAACGCAGTGTTTCGACAGCTGACGAGGCCGaagggaggaagaaaggcAGGAAATGTTAATGGCGTCAAGAAGGAAGCATATACTAATGGTGAAAATAAAGAGGGCAGTACTAGTTGGTAG
- a CDS encoding 2EXR domain-containing protein (COG:S;~EggNog:ENOG410Q8VJ;~antiSMASH:Cluster_2.9): MTTDRHFHLFPSLPPELQDHIWSLAVRPLPGPNHIHTFYLADHYVNKATVSNKYQADFLHFNPGRHGWTLGVPREANRSAYRLDSGLWRACRQSRKALMNYFGSNKYWAAELDEFQPSPSAEIDICDEKESESGKPASSISHTGVYIDTNNEKQYITIRPKTDLVHILDPVGHYWFHQYAGDYVPLFDAPARGWGSGQGGPGFVGQNVAVDFDPDWAEGISGALADMLDVLYTDAVRTVWFVDYRLERRDIQDGRGVGSTHNTDAGSEGMVFYGWGYRLVEVKREQLGLWLEPGSKTAFDLFDRFERDTNGRLEVDDPDRLGVLAVESI, translated from the coding sequence ATGACCACAGACAGACACTTCCACCTCTTCCCCTCTCTCCCCCCGGAACTCCAAGACCACATCTGGAGCCTAGCCGTGCGCCCCCTCCCAGGCCCCAACCACATCCACACTTTCTACCTGGCAGACCACTACGTCAACAAAGCCACCGTCAGCAACAAATACCAAGCCGACTTTCTCCACTTCAACCCCGGCAGACACGGATGGACCCTCGGCGTTCCCCGCGAAGCCAACCGCTCCGCCTACCGCCTCGACAGCGGGCTCTGGCGCGCCTGTCGCCAAAGCCGAAAGGCGCTGATGAACTACTTCGGGAGTAATAAATACTGGGCCGCAGAATTAGACGAGTTCCAGCCCTCCCCATCAGCAGAAATAGACATCTGCGACGAGAAGGAGAGCGAAAGCGGCAAACCAGCCTCAAGTATCTCGCATACAGGCGTGTATATCGACACCAACAACGAAAAGCAATACATCACCATCCGCCCAAAGACGGATCTCGTGCACATCCTCGACCCCGTCGGCCACTACTGGTTCCATCAGTACGCGGGCGACTATGTGCCGCTCTTTGATGCGCCCGCGCGCGGGTGGGGATCCGGGCAGGGCGGGCCTGGGTTTGTAGGGCAGAATGTTGCGGTGGATTTTGACCCAGACTGGGCCGAGGGGATTTCGGGGGCGTTGGCTGATATGCTGGATGTGTTGTATACGGATGCGGTAAGGACGGTGTGGTTTGTTGATTATCGGTTGGAGAGGCGGGATATACAGGATGGGAGGGGTGTAGGGTCTACTCATAATACTGATGCTGGATCGGAAGGAATGGTGTTTTATGGGTGGGGGTATAGGCTTGTAGAGGTGAAGAGGGAgcagctggggttgtggcTGGAGCCTGGCAGCAAGACGGCGTTTGACCTTTTTGACCGGTTTGAGAGGGATACGAATGGGCggctggaggttgatgatccAGACCGACTGGGAGTGTTGGCTGTGGAGTCTATATAG